A genomic segment from Gilvibacter sp. SZ-19 encodes:
- a CDS encoding TolC family protein: protein MKNLVLIVSCMAFGLSYGQQLWSLERCIAHARENNIDVVAQKLENLKNEQDLTAAKLDRFPDLNFNASQSYRLGSSFDVSTGIGQQESRSSNFSLNSTLVLFNGFRKNVSIQQAELIQQKGLAESERIIYETVLQITDLYLEVLLNKEILEVAKEQLEISDKQIIRLQALFDKGLVSKSELLEFQSTNSLDYKEAILAQTNVDNSLIRLKELLDVEDIVDFDISPLDQVEDGTLLSDTPDQLFDQAVRNNPILRSSELQTQISEKQVRIERSSFYPQLSFNYNFSTFYFGILGQDDVIFNPDTGTFINNDFWTQLDNNKINFIGFTASVPIFDRLRGRSAVKKAMIDFDINQKVYENQKKELKNRISIALNDIEAAIAGKEATARGLEAQLEAFRIITRNYERGNFTSHDFLESKSKLARAQSEEIRAKYELVIKKKYLEFLIGLPLAFD, encoded by the coding sequence ATGAAAAACCTGGTACTTATCGTGTCTTGTATGGCTTTTGGATTAAGCTATGGCCAGCAATTATGGTCTCTGGAACGCTGTATTGCGCATGCCCGGGAGAACAATATTGATGTAGTTGCCCAAAAGTTGGAGAATCTAAAGAATGAACAAGACCTTACTGCAGCAAAGCTCGATCGTTTTCCAGATTTGAACTTTAATGCTTCTCAAAGCTATAGATTGGGCAGTTCTTTCGATGTTTCAACAGGAATCGGGCAACAAGAAAGTCGCTCCTCTAACTTTAGCCTTAACTCTACATTGGTCTTATTTAACGGCTTTAGAAAAAATGTCAGTATACAGCAGGCTGAGCTAATTCAACAAAAGGGCCTTGCGGAGTCGGAAAGAATAATCTATGAGACGGTTTTGCAAATAACAGATCTTTATTTGGAGGTATTGTTGAATAAGGAAATATTAGAAGTAGCCAAAGAACAGCTAGAAATTAGCGATAAGCAAATAATTAGATTACAAGCACTGTTTGATAAGGGTTTGGTCTCAAAAAGTGAACTATTGGAGTTTCAATCGACAAATTCGTTAGACTACAAGGAAGCTATTCTTGCGCAGACCAATGTAGACAATAGTTTAATACGTCTAAAGGAGCTTCTCGATGTTGAGGATATAGTAGATTTTGACATCTCGCCGCTTGATCAGGTTGAGGATGGTACGTTATTGTCTGATACTCCTGATCAACTCTTTGACCAGGCAGTGCGGAACAATCCAATTTTGCGATCGTCAGAGCTGCAAACTCAAATAAGCGAGAAACAGGTGCGTATAGAGCGTTCTTCTTTTTACCCTCAGCTCAGCTTTAACTATAACTTTAGTACTTTTTACTTTGGGATTTTAGGGCAAGACGATGTTATCTTTAATCCAGATACGGGAACCTTTATCAATAACGATTTTTGGACACAACTCGACAATAACAAGATCAATTTTATAGGATTTACGGCTTCGGTTCCAATTTTCGATCGCTTAAGAGGCAGGTCGGCCGTAAAAAAGGCAATGATCGATTTTGACATCAATCAGAAAGTTTATGAGAACCAAAAGAAGGAGCTAAAGAACCGGATCTCTATTGCATTAAATGATATTGAGGCGGCAATTGCGGGGAAAGAAGCTACTGCCAGAGGTCTTGAGGCACAGTTGGAGGCCTTTCGTATAATTACTCGCAATTATGAAAGGGGTAATTTTACCAGTCATGACTTTTTAGAAAGTAAATCCAAATTGGCCCGCGCTCAGAGCGAGGAAATACGAGCAAAGTACGAACTGGTCATAAAGAAAAAGTATTTGGAGTTTTTAATAGGTCTTCCATTAGCTTTCGATTAA
- a CDS encoding efflux RND transporter permease subunit → MVKFLIDRPVAVLMISMAFIVLGVVSAIQIPTSLMPDIAVPEISVQLAYPNSTARELETNVVRPLRNSLLQLSNLKDIRSETRDGFATLKLQFDYGTNTDYAFVEANEKVDASLNVLPRDLDRPRVVKASLTDVPIVNLSVSLKDGFTKLDFLELSLFAETVLKKRLEQLPDIAFADINGQVKNEVRIRPKLDKLRSLGITNNTLIEAIKQNNFDQGNLVIQNGIYQYNFSFTNPLRDVDDIRSLYLNLEGKLFQMQELADIEMGIQREKGNVFVDGQRSINFAIIKQAETQVYKVQEELDLLLQTLRADYPELQFKTNQDQSRLLKLSIDNLKSSLLLGGLFAILILFFFLKDLKSPLIIAIAIPLSLVLSLLLMYVLGLSVNIISLSGLILGIGMMIDNAIIVADNIAQKLENDHSISEACVKGTNEIISPLISSVLTTCSVFLPLIFLSGITGALFYDQAIAVSLGLGSSLVVSILIIPVLYKQLYHREFGFDRWLKGRLQNNGLEKMYAKGYAYFSKSPWVVYLVSLVGIVCALLFFQLISYEQLPDLEQGEAQLTIDWNEPVNLQESQVRIASLISGVDDIQTQFAEIGETQYLLQSELVKSPSEARIYLNAGTNAKIKRSQRQLAEKLSQQYPKANFGFSKPKTAFEYIFGSDNRELIAKVYPKSSLEVPQVKELPDIAVLFGNTTSSEIPTKVTVAIEILHENLLLYKVDYADLLSELKTTLGENFIDDLKTAESFIPINLVYQADNFESIFSDLFVMNEEGKQIAVSNLIEVRNDNQYRSIIGSRIGEYLEFEMNSLNDVERQMDLIRERFKPSPYDIKFDGNWFYKQELAGELAVVITVSLLLLYLIMAAQFESFWQPLIIILEVPIDIGGALLLLWLFGGTINLMSMIGIVVMSGIIINDSILKIHTINLLRKEGKPLEEAVKEGSKLRLKPIVMTSLTTILALVPFLFIDGLGSLLQRPLALTVIGGMLIGTFISLYLIPLLYMQFAKLKR, encoded by the coding sequence ATGGTCAAGTTCCTAATAGATCGACCGGTTGCAGTGCTGATGATTTCTATGGCATTTATTGTCTTAGGAGTCGTTTCGGCCATTCAGATACCTACATCATTAATGCCAGATATCGCAGTACCAGAGATTAGCGTTCAACTTGCATATCCTAACAGTACCGCCAGAGAATTAGAGACCAACGTAGTCAGGCCTTTGCGTAACAGCTTATTGCAGCTGAGCAATTTAAAGGATATCCGAAGTGAGACCAGGGATGGATTTGCGACTTTAAAATTACAGTTCGACTATGGCACGAATACCGATTATGCCTTTGTTGAGGCTAATGAAAAAGTAGATGCTTCACTTAATGTCTTACCTCGGGACCTTGACCGTCCCAGGGTTGTCAAAGCTTCACTGACAGATGTTCCTATTGTAAATCTATCAGTGAGTTTGAAAGATGGTTTTACGAAACTAGACTTTTTAGAACTGAGTTTGTTTGCAGAAACGGTACTTAAGAAGCGCTTGGAACAACTTCCGGATATTGCTTTTGCAGATATTAATGGTCAAGTAAAGAATGAGGTGCGTATACGTCCGAAGCTTGACAAACTTAGGTCTCTGGGTATTACCAATAATACTTTAATAGAGGCGATAAAGCAGAACAATTTTGACCAGGGGAATTTGGTGATCCAGAATGGAATTTATCAATACAATTTTAGCTTTACCAATCCACTTCGAGATGTTGATGATATAAGATCACTCTACTTGAATTTAGAGGGCAAATTGTTTCAGATGCAGGAATTGGCGGACATAGAGATGGGGATTCAGCGCGAGAAGGGCAATGTATTCGTAGACGGGCAGCGTAGTATAAATTTCGCGATCATCAAACAAGCCGAAACCCAGGTTTACAAGGTGCAAGAAGAGCTGGATTTGCTTTTGCAGACGTTAAGAGCAGATTATCCTGAGTTGCAGTTTAAAACTAATCAAGATCAATCAAGATTGTTAAAACTTTCAATCGATAACCTAAAATCCAGTCTGCTACTGGGAGGTTTATTCGCAATTTTGATCCTGTTCTTCTTTTTAAAGGACTTAAAATCTCCATTAATCATTGCCATTGCAATACCCTTGTCCCTAGTTTTGAGCTTATTGTTAATGTATGTTTTGGGGCTTTCGGTAAACATTATATCGTTGTCGGGTCTAATTCTCGGCATTGGAATGATGATAGATAATGCCATTATTGTTGCAGATAATATCGCTCAAAAACTAGAAAATGACCACTCGATATCAGAGGCGTGTGTTAAAGGTACCAATGAGATCATTTCTCCTTTAATAAGCTCTGTTCTTACAACTTGTTCCGTGTTTTTGCCTCTTATCTTTTTAAGCGGGATAACCGGAGCTCTGTTCTATGATCAGGCTATTGCTGTTTCACTCGGTCTAGGGAGTTCCCTTGTGGTTTCAATTCTTATTATACCAGTTTTGTACAAGCAACTTTACCATAGGGAGTTTGGATTCGATCGTTGGTTAAAGGGTCGCTTGCAGAATAATGGATTGGAGAAGATGTATGCAAAGGGATATGCGTACTTCTCAAAATCTCCTTGGGTTGTATACTTGGTTTCTTTGGTGGGTATCGTGTGCGCACTGCTGTTCTTTCAACTTATTAGTTACGAGCAGCTGCCAGATTTGGAACAAGGTGAAGCTCAATTGACTATTGACTGGAATGAGCCCGTAAATTTACAGGAGAGTCAGGTTCGTATTGCAAGCCTGATCTCCGGAGTTGATGATATTCAGACCCAATTTGCGGAAATCGGCGAAACCCAATATTTGTTGCAGTCAGAGCTGGTTAAAAGTCCATCAGAGGCTAGGATTTATTTAAATGCAGGTACCAATGCAAAGATAAAACGGAGTCAACGACAACTTGCAGAGAAACTGAGTCAACAATATCCCAAGGCTAATTTTGGCTTTAGTAAACCAAAGACAGCATTTGAGTATATTTTTGGTTCTGATAACAGAGAGCTAATAGCCAAGGTGTACCCTAAATCATCCCTAGAAGTGCCTCAAGTAAAGGAGTTGCCTGATATTGCTGTTCTCTTCGGTAATACTACTAGCTCTGAAATACCTACTAAAGTAACTGTGGCTATAGAAATACTGCACGAAAATCTGCTCTTATACAAGGTTGATTATGCCGATCTGCTTTCCGAGCTAAAAACCACCTTGGGAGAGAACTTTATAGACGATCTCAAGACGGCTGAGTCCTTCATTCCTATCAATCTAGTATACCAAGCTGACAATTTTGAATCCATTTTTAGCGATCTTTTTGTTATGAATGAAGAAGGGAAACAGATTGCGGTAAGCAACCTTATCGAGGTTAGAAACGACAATCAATACAGGTCTATAATCGGTTCTAGAATTGGAGAATATTTAGAGTTTGAGATGAACTCACTTAATGATGTCGAAAGGCAGATGGATTTAATTCGTGAGCGGTTTAAGCCTAGTCCCTATGATATAAAGTTTGATGGTAATTGGTTCTATAAACAAGAATTAGCCGGGGAATTGGCCGTTGTTATAACGGTCTCATTGCTGCTTTTATACTTGATAATGGCTGCTCAGTTCGAATCCTTTTGGCAACCCCTGATCATTATCCTAGAGGTTCCAATCGATATTGGTGGAGCCCTATTATTATTATGGCTTTTTGGGGGAACTATAAATTTAATGTCCATGATAGGGATTGTGGTTATGAGCGGCATAATTATTAACGATAGTATATTAAAAATCCACACCATTAACCTTTTGCGAAAAGAAGGTAAACCACTAGAGGAGGCAGTGAAAGAAGGTAGTAAGCTACGTTTGAAACCCATAGTCATGACTTCACTAACCACTATTTTGGCCTTAGTACCATTTCTATTTATCGATGGATTGGGAAGTCTTTTACAGCGTCCTCTTGCTTTGACAGTAATAGGAGGAATGTTAATCGGAACCTTCATTAGCTTGTACTTAATACCACTGCTATATATGCAGTTTGCAAAACTTAAGAGATGA
- a CDS encoding M48 family metallopeptidase, producing the protein MKFNEFLKECREKDIFKNLSIYLVSSWLLLQVISVTWEPMGLPKSTLTYLLLFLLLGFPLYLYLLWRLRIKKLRITPGEDPRTPVKGKRAFSKSGVEISSEGAVDVEETKYRRAFRQTYFSLLLAIGAIVIFAATLIVKANFFNQQQPAVSELLPTANADKLAVLPFENNTSDPELDVVGKMAVDWIMHGITQHKMGQVISPKIIEDYSNVIQASVLSTEDNIVLKEYLKPSRVIVGTYYLQDGQMLINCSLMDSNLDKTLISFEVASCDPESPLVCIEALKQRILGYLATQEDDIADFEETPPSYEAYQYYLEAQSQDDNTDTRYLDLLNMAIAKDPSFFKPKAERLIYYYNIDDFKAVDSLYRQMSEQTNLNKRQNNLLDLYDALLKGDNRLAYKYFLEEYSAEPFDLANNSTAMVLALQYVNRPEDLESIYKEISMEEMDLDRCLYCSFRNYTMALALMDLGRIQETEALLAPYKGLSGHALVKEAIIRAAAIAGNTTEVDQLLNEFKLSDDLTNWSKLTLWAAKEFLRSQKSRIAQKYFDLLTSELEPQYTSLSKANKAYLREAYYYQGKFDQAQKYFDRLDLKDLNPEELAYYAVCLHKNGAENKAKNVIATLEMRKGAYQYGQIDYHLAQFRSAIGDRDAALSLLLKAVAAGNRYTPDTYVHDLHFMTYVGQPDFEAIMSYWH; encoded by the coding sequence ATGAAGTTCAACGAGTTCTTAAAGGAATGTCGCGAGAAAGATATCTTTAAAAATCTTTCCATTTACTTGGTATCGAGTTGGCTTCTGCTGCAAGTTATTTCCGTGACCTGGGAACCGATGGGACTGCCCAAATCCACCCTTACCTATTTACTGCTATTTCTTCTGTTGGGATTTCCATTATATCTGTATTTGTTATGGAGACTGCGGATTAAAAAACTGCGAATTACACCAGGTGAAGATCCTAGAACTCCCGTTAAAGGTAAACGAGCCTTTAGCAAGTCTGGGGTTGAGATCAGTTCGGAGGGGGCTGTAGATGTGGAAGAGACCAAATATCGTCGAGCATTCAGACAGACCTACTTCAGTTTGCTTCTGGCCATAGGAGCTATAGTGATCTTTGCGGCTACCTTGATAGTTAAGGCCAATTTTTTCAATCAACAACAGCCTGCTGTAAGCGAGCTTTTGCCTACTGCAAACGCAGATAAATTGGCTGTATTGCCTTTTGAGAATAACACCTCTGACCCCGAACTGGACGTGGTAGGGAAGATGGCTGTTGATTGGATCATGCACGGAATAACTCAGCATAAAATGGGACAGGTAATAAGTCCAAAGATCATTGAAGACTATTCCAATGTTATTCAAGCCTCCGTACTTTCTACAGAAGATAATATTGTGCTCAAGGAGTATTTAAAGCCTTCTCGGGTTATAGTTGGGACCTATTATTTACAAGACGGTCAGATGCTCATAAACTGCTCTTTGATGGATTCCAATTTAGATAAGACACTTATTTCTTTTGAGGTCGCTTCTTGTGATCCGGAATCGCCACTGGTTTGTATTGAAGCGCTGAAGCAGCGCATCTTGGGCTATTTGGCTACCCAAGAAGACGATATCGCAGACTTTGAAGAAACACCACCAAGCTACGAGGCCTATCAGTATTACTTAGAAGCTCAAAGTCAAGATGACAATACCGATACCCGCTATTTGGACCTTTTAAATATGGCCATAGCGAAAGACCCAAGCTTTTTTAAGCCCAAAGCAGAACGGCTTATCTACTATTACAATATCGATGATTTTAAGGCCGTGGATTCGCTCTACCGGCAAATGAGCGAACAGACGAATTTGAATAAAAGGCAAAACAATCTGCTGGACCTTTACGACGCTTTACTAAAAGGAGATAATAGACTGGCTTATAAATACTTTTTAGAAGAGTACAGTGCAGAGCCTTTTGATCTTGCCAACAATAGTACAGCTATGGTTCTGGCCTTACAATACGTAAATAGACCGGAAGATCTTGAGTCAATTTACAAGGAGATCTCTATGGAAGAGATGGATCTGGATCGCTGTTTATATTGCAGCTTTCGTAATTATACCATGGCTTTAGCCTTGATGGATCTGGGTAGAATTCAAGAAACCGAAGCTCTTTTAGCTCCTTACAAAGGCCTTTCTGGTCATGCTTTGGTTAAAGAGGCTATTATTCGCGCCGCCGCAATTGCTGGCAATACAACAGAAGTTGATCAACTTTTGAACGAGTTCAAATTATCTGATGATCTTACCAATTGGAGCAAATTGACCCTTTGGGCGGCTAAAGAGTTCTTGAGAAGTCAAAAATCCCGGATCGCCCAAAAGTATTTTGATCTGCTAACAAGCGAATTGGAACCTCAATATACCAGCTTATCCAAGGCAAATAAGGCCTATCTACGAGAAGCCTACTATTATCAAGGTAAATTTGACCAAGCCCAAAAGTATTTTGACCGTCTGGACCTTAAGGATCTCAACCCAGAAGAGTTGGCTTATTATGCAGTTTGTCTGCATAAAAATGGGGCAGAGAATAAGGCCAAGAATGTAATTGCCACTTTAGAGATGCGCAAGGGTGCTTATCAGTACGGGCAGATCGATTATCATTTGGCGCAGTTCCGATCGGCCATAGGAGATCGAGATGCCGCCTTGAGTCTGTTACTCAAAGCTGTTGCAGCAGGCAATCGTTATACCCCAGATACTTATGTTCATGATCTGCATTTTATGACCTATGTGGGTCAACCAGATTTTGAAGCGATCATGAGCTATTGGCATTGA
- a CDS encoding DUF4221 family protein → MSFKLKFMGISCFLLYLACGPDNSQREVPIKPQLTRQTDKIFALDNETSFEYLQPNLTELNDSLYFTFFNRKNHSIYAYHYDSGVLVHKIVLDQEGPNQLPLRYGHLSYFVQNWDSIFATNLDAYFIIDKFGVVKDKTELTSQSGFFKRKTFHLDQATQLRGDQLDCGFSQVLPDQQKPNFKRVVYDIKSKEVVKVYMDERELVSGYDEILAHNTVTAENGGIRNMGFYIVRDGDLLYTSYEIGDSIYHFRKDEKIASYYAGYSDLEVSTIQQYFDNTLVKTFEGGISIGPNPDQSPTYLTMAIDPNGRYIYRLFKHGSRRIIDAETEKETAELIGLSLVVLDLETEAVFSYKLPHEQIQIWDNFFVTEEGLHFPVLEQEEEDEKRYMVFKLL, encoded by the coding sequence TTGAGCTTCAAATTAAAATTTATGGGCATTAGCTGTTTCTTGCTATACTTAGCTTGTGGTCCGGATAATTCCCAGAGAGAAGTGCCAATAAAGCCACAATTAACTCGGCAAACAGATAAGATATTTGCGCTTGACAATGAAACCTCGTTCGAGTACTTACAGCCAAACCTGACTGAGCTGAATGACAGTCTTTATTTTACTTTCTTCAACCGCAAAAATCACAGCATCTATGCCTATCATTATGATTCAGGAGTGCTAGTGCATAAGATAGTACTTGACCAAGAGGGTCCTAATCAATTGCCACTAAGGTATGGTCACCTGAGTTATTTTGTGCAAAATTGGGACAGCATTTTTGCCACGAATCTGGATGCCTACTTTATAATTGACAAGTTTGGGGTGGTTAAAGACAAAACAGAATTAACATCACAATCTGGGTTCTTTAAAAGAAAAACCTTTCATCTTGACCAAGCTACTCAACTAAGGGGTGATCAATTGGATTGTGGATTCAGTCAAGTATTGCCAGATCAACAAAAGCCCAATTTCAAGCGAGTTGTATACGATATAAAATCTAAAGAGGTAGTAAAGGTGTATATGGATGAACGCGAGTTAGTGTCTGGTTATGACGAGATATTAGCTCACAATACGGTTACTGCCGAAAACGGTGGAATTAGAAACATGGGTTTTTACATTGTTAGAGATGGTGACCTCTTATACACCAGCTATGAGATAGGAGACAGCATTTATCATTTTAGAAAAGATGAGAAGATTGCCAGCTATTATGCGGGCTATTCTGATCTAGAAGTATCCACTATCCAGCAGTATTTTGACAATACTCTTGTTAAAACCTTTGAGGGGGGGATAAGTATTGGGCCTAATCCAGATCAATCACCTACCTATTTGACAATGGCCATAGATCCAAATGGAAGATACATTTATCGGCTTTTTAAACATGGATCTCGAAGGATAATTGATGCAGAAACAGAGAAAGAAACTGCTGAGCTGATTGGCTTGTCTTTAGTTGTTCTAGATTTGGAAACAGAAGCCGTATTCTCTTATAAACTCCCTCATGAACAAATACAGATCTGGGACAATTTTTTTGTCACAGAGGAAGGCCTGCATTTTCCCGTACTGGAACAAGAAGAGGAAGATGAAAAACGATATATGGTATTTAAACTCCTATAA